One genomic window of Cricetulus griseus strain 17A/GY chromosome 3, alternate assembly CriGri-PICRH-1.0, whole genome shotgun sequence includes the following:
- the LOC100768959 gene encoding aldo-keto reductase family 1 member C13-like: MSSKQQLVRLNDGHYIPALGFGTYKPNEVPRCKSVEAAKLAIGVGYRHIDTAYVYQIEEEIGQAIQSNIKAGDVKREDLFITTKLWCTCFRPELVRPSLEKSLKKLQLDYVDLYIIHHPVPMKSGDNDFPVDEQGKLLFDTVDFCATWEALEKCKDAGLVKSIGVSNFNHRQLERILNKPGLKYKPVCNQVECHIYNNQSKLLDYCKSKDIVLVAYGALGTQRYKEWVDQNSPVLLNDPVLCDVAKKNKRSPALIALRYLVQRGVVPLAQSFKENEMKENLQVFEFQLSPEDMKTLDGLNKNFRYLPTKGFADHPEYPYSEEY, from the exons ATGAGTTCCAAACAGCAGTTGGTCAGACTAAATGATGGCCACTACATTCCTGCTTTGGGTTTTGGCACCTATAAACCCAATGAG GTTCCCAGGTGTAAATCAGTGGAGGCTGCAAAACTAGCAATAGGTGTTGGGTACCGCCATATTGATACTGCTTATGTATATCAAATAGAAGAGGAGATAGGACAAGCCATTCAAAGCAATATTAAAGCTGGTGATGTAAAGAGAGAAGACCTGTTCATCACTACAAAG CTTTGGTGCACTTGCTTTCGGCCAGAGCTGGTCCGGCCTAGTTTGGAAAAATCACTGAAAAAACTTCAACTGGACTATGTTGATCTGTACATTATACATCACCCAGTGCCGATGAAG TCAGGGGATAATGATTTTCCAGTAGATGAACAAGGGAAATTACTGTTTGACACAGTGGATTTCTGTGCCACGTGGGAG GCATTGGAGAAGTGTAAGGATGCAGGATTGGTCAAATCTATTGGGGTGTCCAACTTTAACCACAGGCAGCTAGAGAGAATCCTGAATAAGCCAGGACTTAAGTACAAACCTGTCTGCAATCAG GTTGAATGTCATATTTATAATAACCAGAGTAAGCTGCTGGATTACTGTAAATCAAAAGACATTGTTCTGGTTGCTTATGGTGCTCTGGGAACCCAAAGATATAAAGAATG GGTGGACCAGAACTCTCCAGTTCTCTTGAATGACCCAGTTCTTTGTGATGTGGCCAAAAAGAATAAGCGAAGCCCTGCCCTGATTGCACTTCGATACCTGGTTCAGCGTGGGGTCGTGCCCCTGGCCcagagtttcaaagaaaatgagatgAAAGAGAATTTGCAG GTTTTTGAATTCCAGTTGTCTCCTGAGGATATGAAAACCCTAGATGGCCTGAACAAAAATTTTCGATATCTTCCAACTAAGGG tTTTGCTGACCACCCTGAATACCCATATTCTGAGGAATATTAA